A stretch of DNA from Triticum dicoccoides isolate Atlit2015 ecotype Zavitan chromosome 2A, WEW_v2.0, whole genome shotgun sequence:
GCCCGAGATTCTGTGGAATATCGTCACAATCTTCTCTTCTATTGCACTAGGGATGACTGCCAAATCCTGACAAAACAGGTATGCATGGATATTTTCCTATTATTTTTCTTATTGTTCGCATCTTTGTTGGCAAGTTAATGGTGAACAATGATGCTTGCAGGATCCTTTTTTGCACTTGACTGTCCCTTCTCGTGCAATTATGTCTGGGGGCATAATGGAACCCACAGTTACGATTGAAGTCCACCTAAAACTTAAGGGCACGGTGGAGTCTAAAGATAGAACATTGATCGGTAAAGCCTTTTTTTATGATGAAAAAGATCTTGATAGTGGTGATATTATTTCCACCCGTGTCCTTCAGGGCCTTTGTGAAATAGAGTTATGCTGTGAGCAGCTTGAACATTCACACCAAGCCACTATCCTCGGTGTCCGTGTTGTACGGGGCTCATTGCCTTGTGGCAATGGCATCAAGATAGTTTGCTCCGCACTACCTGAGGACAAAACCGAAGGCGGTGGTAAGCGCCCAGCTGGGTGTATTTTGCTGCTTGATTCACAAGCTGGAGATATGCGTGTGGGTGAAGAGGGTTATCTAGATCTGTTGAGGCAAGTTGTATCTGTAAAATCAAGAGGAAGGCTTGAAATTCTCATGAAGGCTGGAGAAATCAGTGGAAGTGTCGTCTTCCCAACCAAATTCAGCGACATAAGTCGAGAAAGTTGCGAGCTTGGTAGTTGTGAAGTGGAGATAACCGTTGCTTGGTCCTTGCTCGTTGAAAAGCAGTATGAAATCTCGGTGATGGGAGCTATACACCCTTACGCATGGGAATCAATTCCACGTAGGCCGATCATGAAGCTTGTTGACGCTTGTTGAAGAGGTTCACTTAGTGAAGATGGCATTCTAGCTAGTTGTACTTCTTAGTGTAATAGTAATCC
This window harbors:
- the LOC119358242 gene encoding uncharacterized protein LOC119358242, translated to MQVYSIKVAEREGFTLEWPLKVYGVVAARDSVEYRHNLLFYCTRDDCQILTKQDPFLHLTVPSRAIMSGGIMEPTVTIEVHLKLKGTVESKDRTLIGKAFFYDEKDLDSGDIISTRVLQGLCEIELCCEQLEHSHQATILGVRVVRGSLPCGNGIKIVCSALPEDKTEGGGKRPAGCILLLDSQAGDMRVGEEGYLDLLRQVVSVKSRGRLEILMKAGEISGSVVFPTKFSDISRESCELGSCEVEITVAWSLLVEKQYEISVMGAIHPYAWESIPRRPIMKLVDAC